In the Campylobacter sp. MIT 12-8780 genome, one interval contains:
- a CDS encoding molybdopterin guanine dinucleotide-containing S/N-oxide reductase: MLDRRRFLKAATTLSATLPFLPSLANASVEASKSNLGLVKNGSVITAAHWGILKLTIKNGVVVKSEPWRKLTNMDNPLWYQTPDMIYKSRVRFPYVRKSYLENPNSPKPELRGKDEFVRVSYEKAIELIAKELAKTRKQKGSQGVFAGSYGWKSSGNMQNSRILLHRFMNVTGGFVGVTGDYSTGASQVIMPYVVGSIEVYEQQTSWENILNESKIVVIWGADPLSTLRISWTANEQKALEYFEKLKKSKIKVIVIDPIRTQTAKFLKADWIAPRPNTDVAMMMGMASHLIATKKVNYEFLENYTTGFDKFKAYLEGKEDGIVKSVQWASEICGIEPKVIEKLAESFYDNPTMIMSGWAMQRAHHGEQPHWMLVTLCSMLGQIGTKGGGFGLSYHYSGGGVPTCKGGVIGGISAGAVGIWKNGKFQGMPKSTQTLSGAEWLQNAASHSFPLARIADALLHPGKTIDHNGEKITYPDIDFIYWVGGNPLVHHQDTNTNVKAWRKPRTVVVNEIYWTPTAKMADIVMPATSSYERDDITMAGDYSNMHIVPMKQAVAPLDESRDDYEIFADICKVYGKAVYNAFSDNGKKAMDFIKEYYESALRQTRAFGEAFATPMPSFEEFWAKNEPITFEPSMESMEWVRFADFIEDPILNALGTESGLIEIYSESIAKYKYNDCKAHPTWFEPIEWLGNANENTPFHLLTNHPANRLHSQLCHTSLREKYAVNGREPILINKKDAKKLGIKNGDVVRVFNKRGEVLAGAVLSDDIMQGVVRLCEGGWYDPDENGLCKYGGVNVLTLDLPTSKLANGNIAHTGLVNIEKFTQTLPEVTAFSAPKGAI; the protein is encoded by the coding sequence ATGTTAGATAGAAGAAGATTTTTAAAAGCAGCAACAACCTTAAGTGCGACTTTGCCTTTTTTGCCAAGTTTAGCAAATGCTAGCGTAGAAGCTTCTAAGTCAAATTTAGGACTTGTAAAAAATGGTTCAGTGATTACAGCAGCACACTGGGGTATTTTAAAGCTTACTATAAAAAATGGTGTAGTCGTAAAAAGTGAGCCTTGGAGAAAGCTTACAAATATGGATAATCCGCTTTGGTATCAAACCCCAGATATGATTTACAAATCCCGCGTTCGCTTTCCGTATGTAAGAAAATCATACCTTGAAAACCCTAACAGCCCTAAACCAGAGCTTCGCGGTAAAGATGAGTTTGTAAGGGTAAGTTATGAAAAGGCTATAGAGCTTATCGCCAAAGAGCTTGCTAAAACTCGTAAACAAAAAGGCTCACAAGGCGTTTTTGCAGGCAGTTACGGCTGGAAAAGCAGTGGCAATATGCAAAACTCACGCATACTCTTGCACCGCTTTATGAATGTAACAGGTGGCTTTGTGGGCGTTACTGGGGATTATTCAACCGGAGCTAGTCAAGTTATAATGCCTTATGTGGTGGGTTCTATTGAGGTGTATGAGCAACAAACTTCTTGGGAAAATATCTTGAATGAAAGCAAGATAGTCGTCATTTGGGGTGCTGATCCGCTTTCAACCTTGCGAATTTCTTGGACGGCTAATGAGCAAAAGGCTTTAGAATACTTTGAAAAGCTTAAAAAAAGCAAGATTAAAGTCATTGTCATCGATCCTATCCGCACCCAAACGGCTAAATTTTTAAAGGCTGATTGGATCGCTCCTCGCCCAAATACTGATGTAGCGATGATGATGGGTATGGCAAGTCATTTAATCGCTACAAAAAAGGTTAATTACGAGTTCTTAGAAAACTACACTACCGGTTTTGATAAATTTAAAGCTTATTTAGAAGGTAAAGAAGATGGTATCGTTAAAAGTGTGCAGTGGGCGAGTGAAATTTGTGGCATTGAGCCAAAAGTGATTGAAAAACTTGCTGAAAGCTTTTATGATAATCCTACGATGATAATGAGCGGTTGGGCTATGCAAAGAGCACATCATGGCGAGCAACCACACTGGATGCTTGTAACGCTTTGTTCTATGCTTGGACAAATCGGCACAAAAGGCGGTGGTTTTGGGCTTAGCTATCATTACAGCGGTGGAGGTGTGCCAACTTGCAAAGGTGGTGTTATAGGCGGTATAAGTGCTGGCGCGGTTGGAATTTGGAAAAATGGTAAATTTCAAGGTATGCCAAAAAGCACTCAAACTTTAAGCGGGGCTGAATGGTTGCAAAATGCTGCGAGTCATTCTTTTCCACTTGCTCGCATAGCTGATGCTTTGCTTCATCCGGGCAAGACTATAGATCATAATGGTGAAAAGATCACTTATCCAGATATTGATTTTATTTATTGGGTGGGTGGTAATCCTCTTGTGCATCATCAAGATACAAATACCAATGTCAAAGCATGGAGAAAACCTCGCACCGTTGTGGTGAATGAAATTTATTGGACGCCAACGGCAAAAATGGCTGATATTGTTATGCCTGCAACTTCAAGCTATGAAAGAGATGATATTACTATGGCTGGGGATTATTCAAATATGCATATTGTGCCGATGAAGCAAGCTGTAGCACCACTTGATGAGAGCAGAGATGATTATGAAATTTTTGCTGATATTTGTAAGGTTTATGGAAAAGCTGTATATAATGCTTTTAGTGATAATGGTAAAAAGGCTATGGATTTCATCAAAGAGTATTATGAAAGTGCTTTAAGACAAACAAGGGCTTTTGGTGAGGCTTTTGCAACGCCTATGCCAAGCTTTGAGGAATTTTGGGCGAAAAATGAGCCTATCACTTTTGAGCCAAGCATGGAAAGTATGGAATGGGTAAGATTTGCTGACTTTATAGAAGATCCTATCTTAAATGCTCTTGGCACAGAATCAGGGCTTATAGAAATTTATTCTGAAAGTATAGCAAAGTATAAATATAATGATTGCAAAGCCCATCCTACTTGGTTTGAGCCTATAGAATGGCTTGGCAATGCAAACGAAAATACACCTTTTCACTTGCTGACTAATCACCCAGCAAATCGCTTGCACTCTCAGCTTTGTCATACTTCTTTGCGTGAAAAATACGCCGTAAATGGCAGAGAGCCTATACTCATCAACAAAAAAGATGCTAAAAAACTTGGTATTAAAAATGGCGATGTAGTGCGCGTGTTTAATAAAAGAGGCGAGGTTTTAGCTGGAGCTGTTTTAAGCGATGATATTATGCAAGGTGTGGTAAGGCTTTGCGAGGGTGGCTGGTATGATCCAGATGAAAATGGACTTTGCAAATATGGCGGTGTCAATGTGCTTACGCTTGATCTGCCAACTTCAAAGCTCGCAAATGGCAATATCGCTCATACCGGGCTTGTAAATATAGAAAAATTTACACAAACACTACCAGAAGTTACGGCTTTTTCTGCTCCAAAAGGCGCGATTTAA